A single region of the Chrysoperla carnea chromosome 5, inChrCarn1.1, whole genome shotgun sequence genome encodes:
- the LOC123300117 gene encoding activating signal cointegrator 1 complex subunit 2 homolog, which produces MKFCIISIIFLIGYIIEINAQYDSPVPPRPAIIPGAIPARPLQIPGAVPVRGGPRQGRLLQARRPAPGFYRASPTPNLPPQPSYSTPIASKPVTEEPEEDNSSPYQNNEEQNFDEQLAQKQALLAQLNEDFTPSFLNTSPQTSPSPVQFRPEPKVVQQVRPQQVRISQPIQRNDPPQPRQYQQQAQPQYQQQQQQVSQRSRPAPRPAPQQIQTPREYQHQGNERREKKPVAQILRKYQEENEDGSITWGYENDDGSFKEETIGIDCITRGKYGYVDPDGVRREYNYETGHACDPVEEEPEQPQVPQQQQPKRPRY; this is translated from the exons atTATATTCCTGATTGgatatataattgaaattaatgcaCAATATGATAGTCCAGTACCACCACGGCCTGCAATAATTCCAGGAGCAATTCCAGCTCGACCACTTCAAATACCTGGTGCTGTACCAGTTCGAGGTGGACCAAGACAAGGGCGGCTGTTACaa gcCAGAAGACCAGCTCCTGGATTCTATCGTGCAAGCCCAACTCCAAATTTACCTCCACAACCATCATACAGTACACCAATAGCCAGCAAACCGGTAACTGAAGAACCAGAAGAAGATAATTCATCACCTTATCAAAACAATGAAGAACAAAACTTTGATGAACAGCTTGCACAAAAACAGGCACTTTTAGCTCAATTGAATGAAGATTTCACTCCATCATTCTTAAATACCAGCCCACAAACATCACCATCTCCTGTACAATTCag aCCTGAACCTAAAGTGGTTCAACAAGTTCGGCCACAACAAGTTCGTATTTCTCAACCAATTCAGAGAAACGATCCACCACAACCTCGTCAATATCAACAACAAGCCCAACCTCAATaccaacaacaacagcaacaagtTAGTCAAAGATCAAGACCAGCACCAAGACCTGCACCTCAACAAATACAAACTCCACGAGAATATCAACATCAAGGAAATGAACGTCGTGAGAAGAAACCTGTAGCTCAAATCCTTAGAAA ATACCAAGAAGAAAATGAAGATGGAAGCATTACATGGGGATATGAAAATGATGATGGATCTTTCAAGGAAGAAACCATTGGAATTGATTGCATAACACGTGGTAAATATGGATATGTAGATCCAGATGGTGTACGACGAGAATATAATTATGAAACAGGACATGCATGTGATCCTGTAGAAGAAGAACCTGAACAACCACAAGTgccacaacaacaacaacctaAAAGACCTagatactaa